One stretch of Nitratiruptor tergarcus DSM 16512 DNA includes these proteins:
- a CDS encoding EpsG family protein produces the protein MYFIMYGFILILSILQTFTKKFIPFLPIIILFIMIAGFRYEVGKDYIPYKNIFTNIQDISDYPLIEPGFKYLVLALKSLDLNYLCIFFIIGLISLLLYYKGIVLQTKYTYFAFFIFYNTYLVTAIYSGLRQGLVMGIFLSLLNNMYKRKISHVLLATVIAVSIHITGILILFAYFIPRKLIIPKKVIIAALYISLLFLFFDVSKYLFDYFPSYIQMKFIDYAKGFDEKINFIRVLQRLLLILPFIYYYDLIKKSHKLKYYFYIYLLGYFIYIIFSFNLAFATKINQFFRVLEIIMFPMLLELIRNKTSKIILFTLIVIWSTSILMLFIGIPENYPYKIWNVFY, from the coding sequence ATGTATTTTATCATGTATGGATTTATTTTAATATTATCGATACTACAAACTTTTACAAAAAAATTTATTCCATTTTTACCAATTATTATTTTGTTTATTATGATTGCAGGTTTTCGCTATGAGGTTGGAAAAGATTATATTCCATATAAAAATATTTTTACAAACATACAGGATATAAGTGATTATCCGCTTATAGAACCAGGATTTAAATATTTAGTTTTAGCGCTAAAAAGTTTAGATTTAAATTACCTGTGTATTTTTTTTATAATAGGTTTAATTTCATTATTGCTTTATTATAAAGGAATAGTGCTACAAACAAAATATACTTACTTTGCATTTTTCATTTTTTATAATACATATCTTGTAACAGCTATATATAGTGGTCTAAGACAGGGCTTGGTAATGGGTATATTTTTATCTTTATTAAATAATATGTATAAGCGCAAAATCTCCCATGTATTATTGGCCACAGTTATTGCTGTATCAATTCATATTACTGGTATATTGATTTTATTTGCTTATTTTATTCCAAGAAAATTAATTATTCCAAAAAAAGTTATAATAGCAGCTCTATATATTAGTTTGTTATTTTTATTCTTTGATGTAAGTAAATATCTTTTTGATTATTTTCCATCATATATACAAATGAAATTTATTGATTATGCTAAAGGATTTGATGAAAAAATTAATTTCATTAGAGTGTTACAAAGGTTGTTGCTCATACTTCCATTTATATATTATTATGATTTAATAAAAAAATCTCATAAATTAAAATATTACTTCTATATTTATTTACTTGGATATTTTATATATATTATTTTTTCATTCAATTTAGCATTTGCAACGAAAATTAACCAGTTTTTTAGAGTTTTGGAAATAATAATGTTTCCCATGTTGCTTGAATTGATAAGAAATAAAACCTCTAAAATAATTTTATTTACATTAATTGTAATTTGGTCGACATCAATTTTAATGTTATTTATTGGTATACCTGAAAATTATCCATACAAAATATGGAATGTATTTTATTAA
- a CDS encoding lipopolysaccharide biosynthesis protein, producing MDRNRNIFRQIKWSFLFKILTFIFYYISISFQVKILGSELYGVWATLLSIVTWVVFFDFGLGNGIKNYLTEALSLNNTIEAKEIIMTGYVSITIISILLFLFVYIFSSFANLQSIFNTTLLMQDQLKIIVVLLFGFVFLHFIISFVKQFIFAIQKNALNEFEQFLFYILLCSLLLYLYVFGYHSIESIVIVYGVALITSKLVLTIIFFTKNRHLIPSMKNFQKNIMGKLMNVGISFFALQMVFIFIMLSDKIIITQLLGPKYVTSYDIVYRLFSIVQVLHGIVNAPLWSAYTEAYTKKEIYWIISSLKKMGLFVFVLAGVAITLNVFSEQLISIWIGDQIQISKSLVMMMTIYVVIVAWNNNYAFFLNAINAIKVQFYTLLIGAILNIPLSIFFVKNFHMGNAGVVLATILSLSFFAIAGPIQARVILSKVKNNEAHI from the coding sequence ATGGATAGAAACCGAAATATATTTCGGCAAATTAAATGGTCATTTTTATTTAAAATACTTACATTTATATTTTATTATATTTCAATCTCTTTTCAAGTAAAAATACTCGGAAGTGAACTTTATGGTGTATGGGCAACCCTTCTTTCAATTGTTACATGGGTTGTATTTTTTGATTTTGGATTAGGTAATGGTATAAAAAATTATTTGACTGAAGCACTGAGCTTAAATAATACAATAGAAGCAAAAGAAATTATTATGACAGGATATGTTTCTATAACTATTATTTCAATTTTGCTATTTTTATTTGTTTATATATTTTCATCATTTGCAAATTTACAATCAATCTTCAACACTACGCTTCTCATGCAAGATCAACTAAAAATAATTGTTGTGCTGCTTTTCGGCTTTGTGTTTTTACATTTTATTATCAGTTTCGTAAAACAATTTATTTTCGCTATACAAAAAAATGCATTGAATGAATTTGAACAATTTTTATTTTATATATTATTATGCAGTTTATTATTATATCTTTATGTCTTTGGATATCACAGTATTGAATCTATTGTTATAGTTTACGGAGTTGCTCTGATTACTAGTAAACTGGTGCTGACTATTATCTTTTTTACAAAAAATAGGCATTTAATTCCCTCGATGAAAAACTTTCAAAAGAATATAATGGGAAAGCTTATGAATGTCGGCATATCCTTTTTCGCTTTACAAATGGTATTTATATTTATCATGCTGTCTGATAAAATAATTATTACCCAGCTACTAGGCCCAAAATATGTAACTTCATACGATATTGTATATAGATTGTTTAGTATCGTCCAAGTTTTACATGGGATAGTGAATGCTCCGCTATGGTCAGCATATACGGAAGCATATACAAAAAAAGAAATTTATTGGATAATCAGTAGTTTAAAAAAAATGGGACTTTTTGTATTTGTATTGGCTGGTGTAGCTATAACATTAAATGTATTTAGTGAACAGTTAATATCTATTTGGATAGGTGATCAGATTCAGATTTCGAAAAGCTTGGTCATGATGATGACTATATATGTTGTTATTGTCGCATGGAACAATAATTATGCATTTTTTCTAAATGCTATCAATGCTATTAAAGTACAATTTTATACATTACTGATAGGTGCTATATTGAATATTCCATTATCGATCTTTTTTGTGAAAAATTTTCATATGGGTAATGCCGGAGTTGTGTTAGCTACTATTTTATCATTATCTTTTTTTGCTATTGCAGGGCCTATTCAAGCCAGAGTTATACTTAGTAAAGTGAAAAACAACGAGGCTCATATCTAA
- a CDS encoding ComEC/Rec2 family competence protein, with the protein MNYEIEFLPVGNGEKSGDAICIRWQEKNKYKVMVVDGGTKESGEQIVEHVKRYYNTEVVDYVVNTHPDQDHASGLSVVLEKLKVRELWIHRPWNYTQEIIDYFKDKRITKESLKRRLQDSFSYVYPLEELAIEKNIIIKEPYQGDKIGIFEVLSPSKEWYLYELIPDFNKTPDKKESILQEGFEKFAEKVLNWIEETFDKETLKIDGTTSADNESSVILYANINNRGILLTGDAGIKALNKAYKYKPTISNNLKFIQIPHHGSRNNVNPDILDKLLGKKGQKIQNKIAFVSVSKNSKTHPRQSVVNAFIRRGCKVIATKGSTKQHYKSMPERKGWTRAKPLQFKECFEE; encoded by the coding sequence ATGAATTATGAAATAGAATTTTTACCAGTAGGAAATGGAGAAAAAAGCGGGGATGCCATTTGTATAAGATGGCAAGAAAAAAATAAGTACAAAGTAATGGTAGTTGATGGTGGAACAAAAGAATCAGGAGAACAAATAGTTGAACATGTCAAACGATATTATAATACTGAAGTGGTTGATTATGTTGTAAATACTCATCCTGATCAGGATCATGCATCTGGACTTAGTGTAGTGTTGGAAAAGTTGAAAGTTAGAGAATTATGGATACATAGACCTTGGAACTATACACAAGAAATAATTGATTATTTTAAAGATAAGAGAATTACAAAAGAGAGTTTAAAAAGAAGGTTACAAGATAGTTTTTCGTATGTATATCCACTTGAAGAATTGGCTATTGAAAAAAACATAATTATCAAAGAACCGTATCAGGGAGATAAAATAGGTATTTTTGAAGTTCTATCTCCTTCTAAAGAGTGGTATTTATATGAATTGATTCCTGATTTTAATAAGACTCCTGATAAAAAAGAAAGTATATTACAGGAAGGTTTTGAAAAATTTGCAGAAAAAGTTCTTAATTGGATTGAGGAAACATTTGATAAAGAAACATTAAAAATAGATGGAACAACTAGTGCAGATAATGAAAGTAGTGTTATTTTATATGCAAATATTAATAATAGAGGAATTTTATTAACAGGTGATGCAGGAATTAAGGCTTTAAATAAAGCATACAAATACAAACCTACAATATCTAATAATTTGAAATTTATACAAATTCCTCATCATGGAAGTAGAAATAATGTAAATCCTGATATTTTAGATAAATTATTAGGAAAAAAAGGACAAAAAATACAAAATAAAATAGCGTTTGTATCTGTAAGTAAAAATTCAAAAACTCATCCAAGGCAATCTGTTGTAAATGCATTTATAAGAAGAGGTTGTAAGGTTATTGCAACAAAAGGGTCAACAAAACAGCATTATAAAAGTATGCCAGAAAGAAAAGGGTGGACTAGAGCAAAACCATTGCAATTTAAAGAATGTTTTGAGGAATAG
- a CDS encoding GDP-L-fucose synthase family protein, protein MQKKSKIFVAGGTGLVGSAIIRKLKEKGYTNITSTYHNRKPQDNDTQWHKIDLTDSIEVENFFEEQKPEFVFLAAAKVGGIMANNIYRADFIYENLQIQNNIIYNAYKYKTKKLLFLGSTCIYPKNCPQPIKEEYLLTGELEYTNEPYAIAKIAGIKMCESFNLQYGTNFLSVMPTNLYGPHDNFDLETSHVLPALLRKMYLGKCLEEGNFEAIRKDLDKNPIEGIDGNVSKEEILNILDKYGISLKDNGVQIEIWGSGKPKREFMYSNDMADACVYIMEKINFTDIIKEQLSINTSCDVTCYTTNEIRNTHINIGTGKDISIKELAYLIKEIVGLKGDLYFNTKKPDGTMRKVTDVTKLHNLGWRHKTELEVGIGKVYKWYVNIFNN, encoded by the coding sequence ATGCAAAAGAAAAGTAAGATTTTTGTAGCCGGGGGAACAGGACTGGTAGGCAGTGCAATCATAAGAAAGCTAAAAGAAAAAGGGTATACAAACATTACAAGTACCTATCATAATAGAAAACCGCAAGATAATGATACTCAGTGGCATAAAATAGATTTGACAGACTCTATAGAAGTAGAAAACTTTTTTGAAGAGCAAAAACCAGAATTTGTCTTTCTCGCTGCTGCAAAAGTTGGTGGTATTATGGCAAACAATATTTATCGAGCCGATTTTATCTATGAAAACCTCCAGATTCAAAACAATATCATCTATAATGCCTATAAATATAAAACAAAAAAACTACTTTTTTTAGGAAGTACATGCATTTATCCTAAAAACTGTCCTCAGCCAATAAAAGAGGAGTATCTCTTAACAGGAGAGCTTGAATATACAAATGAACCATACGCTATAGCAAAAATAGCCGGAATTAAAATGTGTGAGAGTTTTAATCTGCAATATGGAACAAACTTTCTATCTGTAATGCCAACAAATCTTTATGGACCCCATGATAACTTTGATTTAGAGACTTCCCATGTTTTACCAGCACTTTTAAGAAAAATGTATCTTGGAAAATGTTTGGAAGAAGGGAACTTTGAAGCAATTAGAAAAGATCTTGATAAAAATCCAATAGAAGGTATTGATGGTAATGTGTCAAAAGAGGAGATACTAAATATTTTAGACAAATATGGCATTTCCTTAAAAGATAATGGTGTTCAAATAGAGATATGGGGAAGCGGCAAACCAAAAAGAGAGTTTATGTATTCTAATGATATGGCAGATGCGTGTGTATATATTATGGAAAAAATTAATTTTACAGATATTATAAAAGAGCAGCTTTCCATCAACACTAGCTGTGATGTAACCTGCTATACAACAAATGAGATACGAAACACCCACATTAATATAGGTACAGGAAAAGATATATCCATTAAAGAGTTAGCATATCTAATAAAAGAGATTGTCGGGTTAAAAGGCGATTTATATTTTAACACCAAAAAACCGGATGGGACAATGAGAAAAGTGACAGATGTTACGAAACTTCATAATTTAGGCTGGAGGCATAAAACCGAGCTTGAAGTAGGAATTGGGAAGGTTTATAAATGGTATGTAAATATATTTAATAATTAA
- the gmd gene encoding GDP-mannose 4,6-dehydratase: protein MAKKVALITGITGQDGSYLAEFLLDKGYEVHGIKRRSSLFNTKRIDHLYKDPHEENVNFFLHYGDMGDSLNLTRLIQKIQPEEIYNLAAQSHVAVSFEEPEYTAQVDAVGTLRILEAVRLLGLTDKTKIYQASTSELYGKVQEVPQNENTPFYPRSPYAAAKIYAYWITVNYREAYNMFACNGILFNHESPRRGETFVTRKITRAAARIILGLDHKLYLGNLSAKRDWGHAKDYVRMMWMILQYEKPEDWVIATGRTTEIREFVRMTFERFGITIEFEGEGVNEKGVVKAIDEEKLHILLKQTNVAHPQTIIEHAKTLLGRDVINVDPKYFRPTEVDLLLGDPTKAKEKLGWEPQITLEELVNEMVEHDLKENYQELVLKECGFEVPKSCEL from the coding sequence ATGGCAAAAAAAGTAGCTTTAATCACCGGTATAACAGGACAAGATGGGAGCTATCTGGCTGAATTTTTGTTAGATAAAGGATATGAAGTACACGGGATAAAAAGAAGAAGTTCACTTTTTAACACCAAAAGGATTGATCATCTATATAAAGATCCTCATGAAGAGAATGTAAACTTCTTTTTACACTATGGAGATATGGGAGATAGTCTGAATCTCACAAGACTCATCCAAAAAATCCAACCAGAGGAGATCTATAACCTAGCAGCCCAGTCCCATGTGGCAGTGAGCTTTGAAGAGCCAGAATATACCGCTCAAGTAGATGCAGTAGGGACATTGAGAATCTTGGAGGCTGTACGGCTTTTAGGACTTACTGATAAAACAAAAATATACCAAGCTTCCACTTCAGAGCTCTACGGCAAAGTGCAAGAAGTACCCCAGAATGAAAATACACCATTTTATCCAAGGAGTCCATACGCCGCAGCAAAAATATATGCCTATTGGATAACGGTCAATTACAGAGAAGCCTACAACATGTTTGCCTGTAATGGAATTTTATTTAATCATGAATCTCCAAGGCGAGGAGAGACATTTGTTACAAGAAAAATAACGAGAGCTGCTGCAAGAATTATATTGGGATTAGACCATAAACTCTATCTTGGAAATCTAAGCGCAAAAAGAGACTGGGGACATGCAAAAGATTATGTAAGAATGATGTGGATGATACTGCAATACGAAAAACCGGAGGACTGGGTAATAGCTACAGGAAGAACAACAGAGATTAGAGAGTTTGTTCGCATGACTTTTGAGAGATTTGGAATCACCATCGAGTTTGAAGGTGAAGGAGTCAATGAAAAAGGAGTTGTAAAAGCAATTGATGAAGAAAAGCTTCATATATTGTTGAAGCAAACAAACGTAGCTCATCCTCAAACAATCATCGAGCATGCAAAAACACTACTTGGCAGAGATGTTATCAATGTCGACCCAAAATATTTTAGACCAACAGAAGTGGATCTGCTTTTGGGTGACCCAACAAAAGCAAAAGAGAAACTTGGCTGGGAGCCTCAAATTACACTAGAAGAGCTGGTAAATGAAATGGTAGAGCATGACCTCAAAGAGAACTATCAAGAATTAGTTCTCAAAGAGTGTGGATTTGAAGTACCAAAAAGCTGTGAGTTGTAA
- a CDS encoding mannose-1-phosphate guanylyltransferase/mannose-6-phosphate isomerase, translating into MTNIILSGGSGTRLWPLSRKLMPKQFLQLFDNKSLFQKTLQRNVPLSDKILIISNEEQYFLANDQVDEIGIDTDGYILEPFGRNTAAAIAFGAMSVDEDELLFITPSDHLIEDEEKYHEAIQRAKDLAKNGGLVTFGIKPTEPHGGYGYIEADGEDVVKFHEKPDKQKAKEYLAKGNYFWNSGMFLFKAGVYLKELQKHAPELYESAKRAYENSKIDGKIRRITPEFMEKIPDISIDYAVMEKSDKIKMVPSEFSWSDVGSFDSLTEYIDSETDNIEIESENNFYYSDNNKKLIATIGIDNLIIIDTNDALLIAKRGETQKVKELVGRLQTSHPELLNAHTKVHRPWGTYEVLVEDSGYKIKRIEVKPGKRLSLQKHFHRNEHWIVVSGTAEVQVGDDRYLVRANESTYIKMGEIHRLSNPGKIPVVLIEAQVGEYTGEDDIVRIEDDFKRK; encoded by the coding sequence ATGACAAATATAATTCTCAGTGGTGGAAGCGGTACGAGACTCTGGCCTTTGAGTCGAAAACTCATGCCAAAACAGTTTTTACAGCTTTTTGATAATAAATCGCTTTTTCAAAAAACACTACAAAGGAATGTACCTTTAAGTGATAAAATTCTTATCATCTCCAACGAGGAGCAGTATTTTTTGGCTAACGATCAAGTCGATGAGATAGGAATAGATACAGATGGCTATATCCTCGAGCCATTTGGCAGAAATACCGCAGCGGCTATCGCCTTTGGTGCGATGAGTGTGGATGAAGATGAGCTACTTTTTATCACTCCAAGCGATCATTTGATCGAAGATGAAGAAAAATATCATGAAGCGATCCAAAGAGCAAAAGATTTGGCCAAAAATGGTGGGCTTGTGACATTTGGTATCAAGCCTACCGAGCCGCATGGTGGCTATGGATATATCGAAGCGGATGGCGAGGATGTGGTAAAGTTTCATGAAAAGCCAGACAAGCAAAAAGCCAAAGAGTATCTTGCTAAAGGTAACTACTTTTGGAATAGTGGAATGTTTTTATTCAAAGCTGGCGTCTACCTCAAAGAGCTGCAAAAGCATGCTCCAGAACTTTATGAAAGTGCAAAGAGGGCCTATGAAAACAGCAAAATCGATGGGAAAATTCGCCGCATAACTCCAGAATTTATGGAAAAGATCCCAGATATCAGCATAGACTACGCCGTGATGGAAAAGAGCGATAAAATCAAAATGGTGCCGAGTGAATTTAGCTGGAGTGATGTGGGAAGTTTTGATAGTCTTACTGAGTATATCGACAGTGAAACTGATAATATTGAGATAGAGAGTGAAAATAATTTTTATTATAGTGACAATAATAAAAAACTTATAGCTACTATTGGCATAGATAATCTTATCATCATTGATACCAATGATGCTCTGCTCATTGCCAAACGAGGCGAGACACAAAAAGTCAAAGAGCTTGTAGGTAGATTGCAAACATCTCATCCAGAGCTTCTCAATGCCCATACCAAAGTCCATCGCCCTTGGGGGACATATGAAGTTCTCGTAGAAGACAGTGGCTACAAGATCAAGCGGATTGAAGTCAAACCTGGTAAGAGACTTTCACTCCAAAAGCACTTTCACCGTAACGAGCACTGGATAGTAGTAAGTGGCACAGCGGAAGTGCAAGTGGGGGATGATCGCTATCTTGTACGAGCGAACGAATCGACTTATATCAAAATGGGGGAGATCCACCGCCTCTCCAATCCTGGTAAAATTCCCGTAGTGCTCATCGAGGCTCAAGTGGGAGAATATACAGGAGAAGATGATATTGTGAGAATTGAAGATGATTTTAAAAGGAAATAA
- a CDS encoding HEPN domain-containing protein, with amino-acid sequence MASQIAKEWLKAVYLDIQAIEYLLGNEHLTPIASFHAQQAIEKSFKALIEYKRQNIPKKHNLFALYSLIENDIKIEDEKTMFKINELYMDARYPGDLGLLPDGKPSLEDAKRVL; translated from the coding sequence ATGGCTTCGCAAATAGCCAAAGAATGGTTGAAAGCTGTTTATTTAGATATCCAAGCTATAGAATATTTATTGGGTAATGAACATCTCACTCCTATAGCTTCTTTCCATGCTCAGCAGGCAATAGAAAAATCATTTAAAGCCTTAATCGAATATAAAAGGCAGAATATCCCTAAAAAGCATAACCTTTTTGCCTTATATTCTCTTATAGAAAATGACATTAAAATCGAAGATGAAAAGACTATGTTCAAGATCAATGAGCTTTATATGGATGCAAGATATCCAGGAGATTTGGGATTATTACCAGATGGCAAACCGTCACTCGAAGATGCAAAAAGAGTTTTATGA
- a CDS encoding nucleotidyltransferase domain-containing protein, whose product MSKIDIEKLKNEIVERLKPLEPDKIILFGSYAYGKSNEESDIDLYIVTKDDYIPQNVNEKMDLKFRYFKPLENIAKDFGLDFIVHTKPMHQKFIENNSSFAKEIQKGIVLWLRK is encoded by the coding sequence ATGAGCAAAATAGACATAGAAAAACTCAAAAACGAGATCGTAGAGCGGCTCAAACCACTTGAACCAGATAAGATCATCCTCTTTGGCTCCTATGCGTATGGCAAGTCAAACGAAGAGAGTGATATAGATCTCTATATTGTAACGAAAGATGATTATATTCCTCAAAATGTGAATGAAAAGATGGATTTAAAATTTCGTTATTTTAAACCGTTAGAAAACATTGCGAAAGATTTTGGACTGGATTTCATTGTCCATACAAAACCGATGCATCAAAAATTTATAGAAAACAATAGCTCTTTTGCCAAAGAAATCCAAAAAGGTATAGTTTTATGGCTTCGCAAATAG
- a CDS encoding HEPN domain-containing protein — MKQPLYYAWIKASYDDLKVISKIIDSPDLTHMIAFHAQQSIEKSFKALMEYKNIRVPKQHDLIKLKEAVSNDISADDDLLDTLNQLYIDSRYPGDMGLLPYGKPTLEDAKEFYEFANDIFEQVLEIVGIEKENLL, encoded by the coding sequence GTGAAGCAGCCGCTCTATTACGCATGGATTAAAGCTTCTTATGACGATCTTAAAGTTATTTCAAAAATCATAGATTCACCAGATTTAACACACATGATTGCATTTCACGCGCAACAATCTATAGAAAAATCCTTCAAAGCTTTAATGGAATACAAAAATATAAGAGTACCCAAACAACATGACTTGATAAAATTAAAAGAAGCTGTTTCTAACGATATTTCTGCAGATGATGATTTACTTGATACTTTAAATCAACTCTATATAGATTCAAGATATCCTGGGGATATGGGACTTTTACCTTATGGAAAACCAACACTCGAAGATGCAAAAGAGTTTTATGAATTTGCAAATGATATATTTGAGCAAGTTTTAGAGATAGTGGGTATTGAAAAAGAGAATTTGCTATAG
- a CDS encoding nucleotidyltransferase domain-containing protein, which produces MSKIDIEKLKKEIVERLKPLEPDKIILFGSYAYGEPNEESDIDLYIVTKDEYIPRNFKEKNELYLKIARLLRDLRKDIPIDIIVHTKKMHEEFVKQNSSFYKYEIRRGIRL; this is translated from the coding sequence ATGAGCAAAATAGATATCGAAAAACTCAAAAAAGAGATCGTAGAGCGGCTCAAACCACTTGAACCAGATAAGATCATTCTCTTTGGTTCCTATGCCTATGGGGAGCCAAACGAAGAGAGTGATATCGATCTCTATATTGTGACGAAGGATGAGTATATACCCAGAAATTTCAAAGAAAAGAATGAACTCTATTTAAAAATAGCTCGATTATTGAGAGATTTGAGAAAGGATATTCCTATAGATATCATAGTACATACCAAAAAAATGCATGAAGAATTTGTGAAACAAAATAGTAGTTTCTATAAATATGAGATTCGACGAGGAATACGCTTGTGA
- a CDS encoding type II toxin-antitoxin system RelE family toxin, which translates to MYRIKYSKQVIKFLQKQKKEIVQKIMSTFDELKHELELDRFDIKELKGFQNVYRLRIGKYRIIFRVLEEELIIEVIKAVSRGDVYK; encoded by the coding sequence ATGTATAGAATAAAATATAGTAAACAGGTCATAAAATTTTTGCAAAAGCAGAAGAAGGAAATAGTTCAAAAAATTATGTCAACATTTGATGAACTGAAACATGAATTAGAACTTGATAGATTTGATATTAAAGAGTTAAAAGGTTTTCAAAATGTTTATAGGTTACGCATTGGTAAATATAGAATAATATTTAGAGTGTTAGAAGAAGAGTTAATTATAGAAGTTATTAAAGCTGTAAGTAGAGGTGATGTTTATAAGTGA